In a single window of the Renibacterium salmoninarum ATCC 33209 genome:
- a CDS encoding helix-turn-helix transcriptional regulator — MYSMKVESQESGVPSPALGIPFGTSVPPGIESDERTRDRVRSAVLEHGPASAAQLGTLLGFTPAAVRRHLDQLAKSGVIEVKLVRGSGKGAGRPARRYVLSSHGQSDLGNDYLQIARTALSQLVEVKGERAIQEFAEQRFAKMEKRYEPLLAEAGDDVVRRAAILSEALSGDGYVSSANQLLGSGPLQAVQLCQGHCPALELAAEFPEFCEAETEAFSRLLGVDVRRLSTLASGGHVCTTHIPTGRLPQEDEPGQSASIASTDLQKGSN, encoded by the coding sequence GTGTATTCCATGAAGGTTGAATCTCAGGAATCCGGCGTGCCCTCGCCGGCCCTTGGAATACCCTTCGGAACTTCGGTTCCGCCCGGTATTGAAAGTGATGAACGCACTCGAGACAGAGTTCGCAGTGCGGTGTTGGAACACGGCCCAGCCAGCGCCGCCCAACTTGGTACCTTGCTCGGTTTTACGCCAGCCGCGGTTCGTCGGCACCTTGATCAGTTAGCCAAGAGCGGCGTCATCGAGGTTAAACTTGTTCGCGGCTCAGGCAAGGGTGCCGGGCGTCCAGCGCGACGTTACGTCCTTTCCAGCCATGGCCAATCTGACTTGGGCAATGACTACCTGCAGATAGCTCGGACCGCGCTGTCGCAATTGGTTGAGGTCAAAGGCGAGCGAGCCATTCAAGAGTTCGCTGAGCAACGGTTTGCCAAGATGGAAAAGCGTTACGAGCCGCTCCTCGCCGAAGCTGGCGACGACGTCGTGCGGCGAGCCGCGATTCTCTCCGAGGCACTCAGCGGAGATGGCTATGTATCCTCGGCAAATCAGTTGCTGGGCTCCGGGCCGTTGCAGGCTGTGCAGCTTTGCCAGGGTCACTGCCCTGCTTTGGAGTTGGCAGCCGAATTCCCAGAATTCTGCGAAGCGGAAACTGAAGCTTTTTCCCGTCTGTTAGGCGTTGACGTCCGGCGGCTATCTACCTTGGCCAGCGGCGGACACGTTTGCACAACCCACATTCCTACCGGCCGACTTCCACAAGAAGACGAGCCGGGGCAATCAGCATCAATCGCATCCACCGATCTGCAGAAAGGCAGCAACTGA
- a CDS encoding penicillin-binding transpeptidase domain-containing protein, translating to MLNRKALVIAVSVSVSALTLSACDNGDNGAKDAAQKLASGLSSLNVNALSFTGAKDGSEVNDKVAAMVKALASVQPKVSFLSVDPAKDSKDQVTAKLNYDWGFNGGTWTYSTTASLSRKDSTWTTAWSPQMVIPGFKDGDSLHLRSSAPARGQILGDGGEVLVEDRPVLRIGIDKTKADAGVIDASARALAALVQVDLDAYAKQVAAAGPQAFVEALSLRDDASRTVTDQQIGAIAGAVAIKDKLPLAPTRGFARPILGTVGEATAELIDKSNGRIKSGDHTGLSGLQAQYDKQLAGTPGIQVVEKDPKAAASDQPRVLFDTQSKPGANLTTTLSSKVQNLAEGLLADPANQASVSASSIVAIKPSTGAILAAASGPGSNGYDTAMLGQYAPGSTFKTITSLAMLRKGQTPDSVVPCTPTLEAGGTTFKNAPTYNAAKLGNVPLRTAFSYSCNTAFISQAGAVSQAELASAAASLGIGVPTDVGASSYDGSVPLDGTPAEHAASMIGQGKVQVSPVGMANIAASVAAGALVKPKLVITNPTPSGSAAPSSPSSPASRASNSAAATPPVALTAGETGSLKELMAGVVSERNAGPLLNLPGGQVFAKTGTAEFGTDTPPKTHSWLIAIQGDLAAAMFIEDGGYASVVLGPLMAKFLNGIGG from the coding sequence ATGCTCAATCGAAAAGCCTTAGTGATTGCCGTCTCTGTATCCGTTTCTGCCTTGACCCTGAGCGCCTGCGATAACGGGGACAACGGTGCAAAAGATGCCGCGCAAAAGCTAGCTAGCGGCTTATCCTCGCTGAATGTGAACGCGTTGTCCTTTACCGGAGCCAAAGACGGTTCCGAGGTTAATGACAAAGTCGCTGCGATGGTTAAGGCATTGGCTTCGGTGCAACCGAAAGTCAGCTTCCTCTCAGTTGATCCAGCAAAAGACTCTAAAGACCAGGTAACCGCCAAGCTCAATTACGATTGGGGTTTCAACGGCGGCACCTGGACTTACAGCACCACCGCATCGCTCAGCCGCAAAGACAGCACCTGGACCACCGCATGGTCACCGCAAATGGTTATTCCAGGATTTAAAGACGGCGACTCGCTGCATTTGCGAAGCAGCGCGCCAGCCCGAGGTCAGATTTTGGGCGACGGCGGCGAAGTTCTGGTGGAGGATCGTCCGGTGCTGCGAATCGGGATCGATAAGACAAAAGCTGATGCAGGTGTTATTGACGCTTCAGCGCGTGCACTTGCCGCTCTAGTCCAAGTTGATTTAGACGCTTATGCTAAGCAGGTTGCCGCCGCCGGACCACAAGCTTTTGTGGAAGCTCTTTCCTTGCGAGACGATGCCAGCCGAACCGTTACCGATCAGCAAATTGGCGCTATCGCCGGTGCGGTGGCGATCAAAGACAAGCTTCCACTCGCGCCAACACGCGGATTTGCGCGTCCGATTCTGGGCACCGTGGGTGAGGCGACGGCTGAATTGATCGACAAGTCCAATGGCCGAATCAAAAGCGGCGATCATACTGGGCTTAGCGGCTTGCAAGCACAGTATGACAAGCAGCTCGCTGGCACGCCTGGAATTCAGGTAGTGGAAAAAGATCCCAAGGCGGCCGCTTCGGATCAGCCCAGAGTTCTCTTCGATACTCAGTCCAAGCCGGGCGCCAACCTCACCACGACGTTGAGCAGCAAGGTTCAAAACTTAGCTGAAGGGCTTTTGGCCGATCCAGCAAATCAGGCATCGGTTTCTGCTTCGTCAATTGTGGCGATCAAGCCTTCTACCGGTGCAATTCTGGCCGCCGCTAGCGGTCCGGGCAGCAATGGCTACGATACGGCGATGCTGGGTCAGTACGCGCCGGGGTCAACATTTAAAACAATTACTTCGCTCGCGATGCTCCGAAAAGGGCAGACACCGGATTCGGTAGTGCCCTGCACTCCGACCCTTGAGGCCGGCGGCACTACCTTCAAAAACGCACCAACTTACAATGCTGCCAAACTGGGCAATGTGCCATTGCGGACGGCGTTTTCATACTCCTGCAATACCGCATTTATCTCGCAAGCCGGTGCCGTTAGCCAGGCGGAGTTGGCCTCTGCCGCTGCCTCGCTTGGCATCGGCGTGCCAACGGACGTTGGCGCTAGCAGTTACGACGGTTCGGTACCGCTGGATGGAACTCCCGCTGAGCACGCTGCTTCGATGATTGGGCAGGGTAAGGTCCAGGTTTCGCCGGTAGGGATGGCAAATATTGCCGCTAGCGTGGCTGCTGGCGCTTTGGTCAAGCCAAAGTTGGTCATCACTAATCCGACGCCGTCGGGTTCTGCTGCACCATCCAGCCCGTCCAGCCCAGCAAGCCGGGCGTCGAACTCGGCTGCTGCGACTCCGCCGGTCGCGTTGACCGCGGGGGAGACCGGTTCGTTGAAAGAACTGATGGCCGGAGTGGTCAGCGAACGAAACGCCGGACCGCTGTTGAATCTGCCGGGCGGGCAGGTCTTTGCGAAGACTGGCACCGCGGAATTCGGCACCGATACGCCGCCGAAGACGCACTCCTGGCTGATAGCGATCCAAGGTGACCTTGCAGCGGCAATGTTTATTGAAGACGGCGGGTACGCCTCCGTGGTCTTGGGACCATTGATGGCAAAGTTCCTTAACGGAATCGGCGGCTAG
- a CDS encoding ABC transporter ATP-binding protein, which translates to MSDALAAALTIDGLVKDVGPFPALDGRMKRVISDLSLTAHFGQVTVLLGSNGAGKTTTLECAQGLQRRQGGNISLLGQDPEKADASLRARVGVMLQDGGLPPAMRPVQLLELVAGMYQNPLPVNELAEQLGINEFANTTIRRLSGGQKQRVALAAALIGRPEVVFLDEPSAGLDPQSRQLVFDLIRQLRADGLAVILTTHLLDDAQRLADYVYIIDDGRTVAEGTVPELLSNAAKVEAERSFSFDASAALDFSGALRAEVAIVETRPGSYLLTGPLLPEDLAALATWWAEHHVMPSAINLASHSLEDVFLDIANAAAAERSGT; encoded by the coding sequence GTGTCCGATGCCCTCGCTGCCGCCCTAACCATAGATGGCTTAGTCAAAGACGTCGGCCCATTTCCTGCGCTCGATGGACGAATGAAACGCGTTATTAGCGATCTGTCCCTCACCGCACACTTCGGCCAAGTCACAGTACTTCTGGGCAGCAACGGAGCGGGTAAGACCACCACACTGGAATGTGCGCAAGGCCTGCAGCGACGTCAGGGTGGCAATATTTCGCTGCTTGGCCAGGACCCAGAAAAAGCTGATGCCTCGTTACGGGCCCGAGTCGGCGTGATGCTTCAAGACGGCGGCTTGCCCCCCGCAATGCGCCCGGTTCAGCTGCTAGAACTTGTTGCCGGCATGTATCAGAACCCGCTGCCAGTCAATGAATTGGCCGAGCAACTGGGCATCAACGAATTTGCCAACACCACAATTCGGCGACTTTCGGGCGGCCAAAAGCAACGAGTGGCACTCGCCGCAGCTCTGATCGGGCGGCCAGAAGTTGTTTTCCTCGATGAGCCCAGCGCTGGGCTCGACCCGCAATCAAGGCAACTGGTTTTCGATCTGATCAGACAGCTGCGCGCTGACGGCCTCGCCGTGATTTTGACGACGCATCTGCTCGACGACGCACAGCGGCTTGCTGACTACGTTTACATCATTGATGACGGCCGAACAGTAGCCGAGGGAACCGTGCCGGAGCTGCTGAGCAACGCCGCAAAAGTTGAAGCAGAACGCAGCTTCTCCTTCGATGCCAGTGCTGCGCTGGACTTCAGCGGCGCGCTCCGGGCAGAAGTAGCCATCGTGGAAACTCGGCCAGGCAGCTATTTGCTCACTGGACCGCTCTTGCCGGAAGATTTAGCCGCCTTGGCAACTTGGTGGGCTGAACACCATGTCATGCCAAGTGCCATTAATTTGGCTTCGCACTCACTCGAAGACGTCTTCCTTGACATTGCCAACGCCGCTGCGGCAGAACGGAGCGGCACATGA
- a CDS encoding ABC transporter permease — translation MNSATSSNVSRPAISQPASLGRRILQQGRHETLTMLRNGEQLTLAIVLPLLGLIALTVTPLLDNLGQARIDIAAPGVLALCAMSTALTGQGIATGFDRRYGVLRFLSTTPLGRTGLIVGKVAAVLAVLVIQVVVISAVALLLGWQPNFPGLLLGITLLILGALAFSSLGLLIAGTARPEATLALANLLWILFGALGGIVLPANRLPGMMQDIVHFLPSGALGDSMRQAFLGGGLDVFSVVILVLWAVLASAAAIKWFKWS, via the coding sequence ATGAACTCGGCAACCTCATCAAACGTTTCCCGGCCAGCTATCTCTCAACCCGCGTCGCTTGGCCGCCGCATCTTGCAACAAGGTCGCCACGAAACCTTGACCATGTTGCGCAACGGCGAGCAGCTAACGCTGGCGATCGTGTTGCCGTTACTGGGCCTGATTGCCCTGACGGTCACGCCGCTCCTTGACAATTTAGGCCAGGCCAGAATCGACATTGCTGCGCCAGGAGTGCTCGCACTGTGTGCGATGTCTACCGCACTGACCGGGCAAGGCATCGCAACCGGCTTTGACCGCAGATACGGCGTGCTCCGGTTTCTTTCGACGACGCCGCTGGGACGTACCGGTTTGATTGTTGGCAAGGTTGCGGCAGTGCTAGCGGTATTGGTCATTCAGGTTGTGGTGATTTCCGCCGTTGCGCTGCTACTGGGCTGGCAGCCTAATTTCCCGGGTTTGTTATTGGGCATCACGTTGCTGATCTTGGGAGCGCTAGCTTTTAGCTCCTTGGGTTTACTGATCGCCGGTACCGCTCGTCCGGAAGCAACTTTGGCGTTGGCGAATCTGCTTTGGATCCTTTTCGGCGCGCTTGGCGGCATCGTGCTGCCAGCCAACCGGTTACCCGGGATGATGCAAGACATCGTGCATTTCTTACCCTCAGGTGCATTGGGCGATTCAATGCGACAAGCATTTTTAGGCGGCGGACTGGACGTGTTTTCCGTCGTGATCTTAGTACTTTGGGCTGTCCTCGCTTCGGCGGCAGCGATCAAGTGGTTTAAATGGAGTTGA
- a CDS encoding COX15/CtaA family protein: MSSLYRSITAKLPTAVNPTVRRLAIASLIGQAVLIGTGGAVRLTSSGLGCPTWPRCTPESLVNTPEMGIHGIIEFGNRALTFVLAIIAVSMLVFLWNLRKERKDLFWLAFGLLASIPAQAIIGGLSVLTKLNPWVVGLHFLVSSALVVFAKLLVNRAYGRPPASQKPVRPLLRQLALTSAVLVGIAVVIGVMVTGSGPHAGDANAPRNGLDSDLITRIHVLPVYLLVAVSVLLLVVTWKRGKGDLLRSASLWLIATVVLQAVIGYTQHFTGLPPLLVGLHMLGAAALLAAGTNVADVALHSRRA, from the coding sequence ATGAGTTCTTTGTACCGGTCCATCACGGCCAAATTGCCGACGGCGGTAAACCCCACCGTCCGTCGTCTGGCCATTGCCTCGCTCATTGGTCAGGCGGTACTGATTGGAACAGGCGGCGCCGTCCGGTTAACATCTTCCGGCTTGGGCTGCCCCACTTGGCCCAGGTGCACGCCAGAATCATTGGTCAACACCCCTGAAATGGGCATCCACGGAATCATTGAATTCGGCAATCGTGCGTTGACTTTTGTGCTCGCTATTATTGCCGTGTCGATGCTGGTCTTTCTTTGGAACTTGCGCAAAGAACGCAAAGATCTGTTTTGGTTGGCGTTTGGACTTCTTGCCAGCATTCCGGCTCAAGCCATCATCGGCGGTCTTTCGGTCCTGACAAAGCTCAACCCTTGGGTAGTGGGCTTGCACTTCTTAGTTTCGTCCGCACTAGTGGTATTCGCCAAGCTCTTGGTCAATCGAGCCTACGGTCGGCCGCCGGCGTCGCAAAAGCCCGTTCGCCCGCTACTGCGTCAGCTAGCTCTAACCAGCGCAGTTTTGGTCGGCATTGCGGTAGTCATCGGTGTCATGGTTACTGGCTCTGGCCCGCATGCCGGTGACGCAAATGCACCGCGAAACGGCTTAGATTCAGATCTCATCACCCGAATCCACGTGCTGCCGGTTTATCTTTTAGTCGCGGTTTCGGTGCTTCTGCTCGTCGTGACCTGGAAACGCGGCAAGGGCGATTTGCTCCGCTCCGCAAGCTTATGGCTCATCGCTACTGTCGTCTTGCAAGCCGTCATCGGCTACACCCAGCACTTCACCGGCTTGCCGCCACTCTTGGTTGGCCTACACATGCTTGGCGCTGCCGCTTTGCTCGCAGCGGGCACAAATGTTGCCGACGTCGCGCTACATTCTCGGAGGGCCTAG
- a CDS encoding heme o synthase: MRLTQAPATTAAAGNPPHKLGFAAKTKAYIALTKPRVMELLLVTTLPTMIFAARGLPNIWLILATMIGGAFAAGSAGAFNCYIDRDIDKIMHRTEDRPLVTGAVTPREALVFSWALGILSIAILWFGANPLAGLLGIAAIFFYVVVYTLILKRRTAQNIVWGGVAGCMPVLIAWAAVTNKVEWPAIILFMVIFLWTPPHYWPLSMRYSEDYKAANVPMLGAVAGARIVSVQVVLYTWAMVVCSLLLIPLGHACIVYTVVAGAAGLWFLLEAHRLHSKASHDTVTNKSAMKVFHGSISYLTLLFVALAVDPFVGMPLMG, from the coding sequence GTGCGCTTGACGCAGGCACCAGCGACCACCGCGGCAGCGGGGAACCCGCCGCACAAACTAGGTTTTGCGGCCAAAACCAAGGCTTATATCGCTTTGACGAAGCCCCGAGTGATGGAGCTTTTGCTCGTCACCACCTTGCCAACCATGATTTTTGCCGCCCGAGGGCTGCCAAATATTTGGCTTATTCTTGCCACCATGATCGGCGGCGCATTTGCTGCCGGAAGTGCCGGCGCATTCAACTGCTACATCGACCGGGACATTGACAAGATCATGCACCGGACGGAAGACCGCCCCTTGGTGACAGGTGCGGTCACCCCACGCGAAGCCTTGGTGTTCTCCTGGGCACTGGGCATTTTGTCGATAGCGATTCTCTGGTTTGGCGCAAACCCGCTGGCCGGCTTGCTGGGCATTGCGGCGATTTTCTTCTACGTGGTGGTCTACACGCTGATTTTGAAACGTCGCACCGCGCAAAATATTGTCTGGGGCGGCGTTGCTGGCTGCATGCCGGTGCTGATCGCTTGGGCAGCTGTAACTAATAAAGTCGAATGGCCCGCGATTATCTTGTTCATGGTGATCTTCTTGTGGACACCACCGCACTACTGGCCGCTCTCTATGCGCTACAGCGAGGACTACAAAGCTGCGAACGTTCCGATGCTGGGTGCGGTGGCTGGCGCACGAATCGTTTCCGTTCAGGTGGTGCTTTACACCTGGGCAATGGTGGTCTGCTCGCTTTTGCTGATCCCACTTGGGCACGCATGCATCGTCTATACCGTAGTCGCAGGGGCAGCTGGTCTCTGGTTCTTGCTCGAAGCGCATCGCCTGCATTCGAAAGCTTCACACGACACTGTGACCAATAAGAGCGCAATGAAAGTCTTCCATGGCTCAATCAGCTACTTGACGCTACTTTTCGTAGCTCTTGCCGTTGATCCCTTTGTTGGCATGCCGCTGATGGGCTAA